The following proteins are encoded in a genomic region of Galbibacter sp. BG1:
- the eboE gene encoding metabolite traffic protein EboE — protein sequence MYINGAFHLSYCTNVHRAETWTELFSVLNDHIPTIKDKISKENPFGISLRLSQKASQELSEDNNLDIFKDWLLIHNLYVFSINGVVFGKMHENNIKDLVYAPDWSSKDRLRYTRRLIKQLCAIMPENVTGSITTSPIGYRYWYSNEEEVNKCYIKSAKNLIKLVAELYNLECDTGKYIHLDLKPESNSLLSNSTQVIDFFRAYLLPTGVEVLPQLIDRISQDVEDIVLRYINICYNVSDFFMAFEEPSFTFKRFKHTKIKVGKIQLSSILRLMMHENNKEQILNLFSKFNQDRFLHHVSEKIGETVITYPDLMDVVQRHSEIEELRAQFKIPVYIDKFYALGSNQDQIVDVIRYLKVNNVCDQIEVETYTWELLPEELKTNLISSLAEELIWVRYKMEENSTPD from the coding sequence ATGTATATCAACGGGGCATTTCATTTATCATATTGTACAAATGTCCATAGGGCAGAAACTTGGACAGAGCTCTTTTCTGTTTTGAATGACCATATTCCTACCATAAAAGATAAAATTTCCAAAGAGAATCCTTTTGGCATCAGCCTGCGTTTGTCCCAAAAAGCGAGTCAGGAACTTTCCGAAGATAATAATCTGGACATATTTAAGGATTGGTTGCTTATTCATAACCTGTATGTATTCAGCATCAATGGCGTAGTGTTTGGTAAAATGCATGAAAATAATATAAAAGATTTAGTGTACGCACCCGATTGGAGTTCTAAAGACCGTTTAAGGTATACGCGCCGACTGATAAAGCAATTGTGTGCTATAATGCCCGAAAATGTTACTGGAAGCATAACAACATCTCCTATTGGATACCGATATTGGTACAGTAATGAGGAAGAGGTTAATAAGTGCTACATAAAATCTGCTAAAAACTTGATCAAACTGGTGGCAGAACTCTATAATTTGGAATGTGATACAGGAAAGTACATTCACTTGGATTTAAAACCTGAATCCAATAGTTTGTTATCGAACAGCACTCAAGTAATCGATTTCTTTAGGGCTTACCTTTTGCCTACTGGAGTTGAAGTTTTACCTCAATTGATCGACAGGATTTCTCAAGATGTCGAAGACATCGTTTTGCGATATATAAATATTTGCTACAATGTAAGTGACTTTTTTATGGCTTTTGAAGAGCCTTCTTTCACATTTAAACGTTTTAAGCACACCAAGATCAAGGTGGGTAAGATTCAGTTGAGTTCCATATTGCGCTTAATGATGCACGAAAACAATAAAGAACAAATTTTAAATTTGTTTTCAAAATTCAATCAGGATCGGTTTTTACATCATGTTTCAGAAAAAATAGGGGAGACTGTAATTACCTATCCAGATTTAATGGATGTAGTTCAAAGACATTCTGAAATCGAGGAGTTAAGGGCCCAATTTAAAATTCCTGTTTATATTGATAAGTTTTATGCTTTAGGCTCGAATCAAGATCAAATAGTAGATGTTATTAGGTATTTAAAAGTGAACAATGTATGCGATCAAATTGAGGTGGAGACCTACACTTGGGAACTATTACCGGAAGAGCTTAAAACCAATCTAATTTCTTCCCTTGCTGAAGAGCTTATATGGGTAAGGTACAAAATGGAAGAAAATTCAACCCCAGATTAA
- a CDS encoding tRNA-(ms[2]io[6]A)-hydroxylase: MLGLKLPTDPRWVNIVEKNIEEILTDHAFCEQKATSTAISFIVLFPEYSELVQEMTALVKEEISHFKMVHDKILERGWTLGRDRKDEYVNKLMTFFPKGGSRTDFLVHKLLYAALIEARSCERFRLLSENLEDKELATFYRNLMVSEANHYTMFLQFARKYGETEKVNEKWQALLEFEAKIMKDLSKKETIHG; this comes from the coding sequence ATGTTAGGGCTAAAATTACCAACAGACCCAAGATGGGTGAATATTGTAGAAAAAAACATAGAAGAAATACTTACAGATCATGCTTTTTGCGAACAAAAGGCAACCAGCACCGCTATTTCTTTTATAGTACTCTTCCCTGAGTATTCGGAACTGGTACAAGAGATGACCGCTTTGGTAAAGGAAGAAATTAGTCATTTTAAAATGGTCCATGACAAAATCTTAGAGCGCGGTTGGACTTTGGGAAGGGATCGAAAAGACGAGTATGTAAATAAATTAATGACGTTTTTTCCAAAAGGAGGCAGTAGAACCGACTTTCTAGTTCACAAACTACTCTATGCCGCCTTAATTGAAGCGCGAAGCTGTGAACGGTTTAGACTTTTATCTGAAAACTTAGAGGATAAGGAACTGGCCACTTTCTACAGAAATTTAATGGTAAGCGAAGCCAACCACTACACAATGTTTTTGCAATTTGCCCGCAAGTATGGGGAAACAGAAAAGGTAAATGAAAAATGGCAAGCTTTACTGGAATTTGAAGCTAAAATAATGAAAGATCTAAGCAAAAAGGAAACCATTCACGGTTAA
- the yidC gene encoding membrane protein insertase YidC — translation MEEKKFDINSILGFVLIGAILIWVMYNNQPTEEEIQAEKAKQEQVEKAKDQEENAAVVDKIPSVDLKDSTALAQYKGTLGAFAYSATLPSANGNTTVFENDLVRFEISNKGGQIVEAVLKNFKTFDSIPVYLVKDGNASFNLSFGTTDNRTLNTQDLFFEPNLSKNGENQVLSMKLKTSSDTYLEYRYELKPNDYLVDFTIRSQGLNGVINSSQPVTLDWKLKGIRHSRSINYENRYTRLTYQNDGSTSKLSQGGDDEETENDIKWISYRQHFFSSILVNPNNFSEAALTSKQLFEDEGPEEQFVKMYTTSTSLEVKGGELNENLKWYYGPTDARVFKNYKDLNLADSIPFGWGIFGFINKHVFTPLYDFLSSVFPYGIAIIVMTIIVRIALSPVTYKSYVSQAKMKVIKPEVTEISQKFKDNPMKRQQETMKLYRKAGVSPMSGCVPGLLQIPVFYALFMFFPTAIMLRQKSFLWADDLSSYDIVYKFPEGFSIPFYGDHVSLFPILASVAIFFYMKMTTGQQQAMQQPQQEGMPDMGSIMKVMIYISPIMMLFFFNNYASGLSLYYFVSNLITIVIMLVIKNYIINDDKIHAKIQENKKKPKKENRFQKKMREMMEQAEQQQKKR, via the coding sequence ATGGAAGAAAAGAAATTTGACATAAACTCAATACTCGGTTTTGTGCTTATTGGTGCAATATTGATTTGGGTTATGTACAACAATCAACCTACGGAAGAGGAAATTCAAGCTGAAAAGGCCAAGCAGGAACAGGTTGAGAAAGCAAAGGATCAAGAAGAAAATGCAGCTGTTGTCGATAAAATTCCATCAGTAGATCTTAAAGATTCAACGGCTTTAGCACAATACAAAGGGACTTTGGGTGCTTTCGCCTATTCCGCTACTTTGCCATCTGCTAATGGCAATACCACCGTTTTTGAAAACGATTTGGTTCGTTTCGAGATTAGCAATAAAGGAGGACAGATTGTAGAAGCAGTTTTAAAGAATTTCAAAACCTTCGATTCCATTCCCGTTTATTTGGTGAAAGACGGAAATGCTAGTTTTAATTTATCATTTGGAACAACAGATAACCGTACGCTCAATACCCAAGATTTATTTTTTGAGCCTAATTTGAGTAAAAATGGAGAGAATCAAGTGCTTTCCATGAAGTTAAAAACTTCTTCAGATACGTATTTGGAATATCGGTACGAATTAAAGCCTAACGATTATTTAGTGGATTTTACCATAAGGTCTCAAGGGCTTAACGGCGTTATTAATAGTTCACAACCCGTTACATTAGATTGGAAACTAAAAGGAATTCGCCACAGTAGAAGTATAAACTACGAAAACCGATATACCCGTTTAACATACCAAAACGATGGAAGCACCAGTAAACTTTCTCAGGGTGGCGATGATGAAGAAACTGAAAATGATATTAAATGGATATCCTATAGACAGCATTTCTTTAGCTCTATATTGGTAAATCCTAATAATTTTTCTGAAGCAGCACTTACCTCAAAACAACTTTTTGAAGACGAAGGTCCAGAAGAGCAGTTCGTGAAAATGTATACCACATCTACCTCTTTAGAGGTTAAGGGAGGGGAGTTGAATGAAAATTTAAAGTGGTATTACGGTCCAACTGATGCTCGGGTGTTTAAAAATTATAAAGATTTAAACTTAGCCGATTCAATTCCATTTGGTTGGGGGATTTTTGGGTTTATAAACAAACATGTATTTACGCCTCTATACGATTTTCTAAGTTCTGTATTCCCTTACGGAATTGCTATTATAGTAATGACGATTATTGTAAGGATAGCCTTGTCGCCGGTAACATACAAATCGTATGTTTCCCAAGCGAAAATGAAAGTTATTAAGCCAGAGGTTACCGAGATATCCCAAAAATTCAAGGATAATCCAATGAAGCGTCAGCAGGAAACCATGAAGTTGTACCGTAAAGCAGGAGTAAGCCCAATGAGTGGTTGTGTACCAGGTTTGCTACAAATACCTGTTTTCTACGCTTTGTTTATGTTCTTCCCGACGGCTATTATGCTACGCCAAAAATCATTTTTGTGGGCAGATGACCTTTCTTCTTATGATATAGTTTATAAGTTTCCAGAAGGATTTAGTATTCCGTTTTATGGGGATCACGTAAGTTTGTTCCCTATTTTGGCTTCGGTGGCAATTTTCTTTTATATGAAAATGACGACCGGTCAGCAACAAGCGATGCAACAACCACAACAAGAAGGAATGCCCGATATGGGGAGTATTATGAAGGTGATGATCTATATATCACCTATTATGATGTTGTTCTTCTTTAACAACTATGCAAGTGGATTGAGTTTGTATTACTTTGTTTCCAACCTTATTACTATTGTAATTATGTTGGTTATTAAGAACTACATTATAAATGATGATAAAATCCATGCTAAGATTCAAGAGAATAAGAAGAAGCCTAAAAAAGAAAATCGTTTCCAGAAGAAAATGAGGGAAATGATGGAACAGGCAGAACAACAGCAGAAAAAACGATAA
- a CDS encoding CTP synthase, producing the protein MADTKYIFVTGGVTSSLGKGIIAASLAKLLQARGYKTTIQKLDPYINVDPGTLNPYEHGECYVTDDGAETDLDLGHYERFLNVNTSQANNVTTGRIYQSVIEKERKGEFLGKTVQVVPHITNEIKERIQLLGKNGEYDIVITEIGGTVGDIESLPYIEAVRQLMWELGDNNGLVIHLTLVPYLSAAGELKTKPTQHSVKTLMESGIKADILVCRTEHELSDDLREKLALFCNVKREAVIQSIDASTIYDVPNLMLGEGLDRVVLKKLALEEKSEPDLVRWDQFLDRHKNPKEEVHIGLVGKYVELQDSYKSILEAFIHAGAENEVKVNVEYIHSEHIDSKVLQHKIAKLDGVLVAPGFGERGIEGKIEVIKYARENDIPFLGICLGMQMAVIEFARNVLGIKDANSTEMNSQTKNPVIDLMEEQKNITHMGGTMRLGAWDCKIAEGSLVEKIYGSNAISERHRHRYEFNNKYKDQIEAAGLKATGLNPDTGLVEVVELPTHPWFVGVQYHPEYKSTVANPHPLFVGFVKSALEHKLNK; encoded by the coding sequence ATGGCAGATACCAAATACATTTTTGTTACGGGTGGTGTAACCTCTTCATTGGGGAAGGGAATTATAGCGGCATCATTAGCAAAACTTTTACAGGCTAGAGGTTATAAAACTACAATTCAAAAACTCGACCCATACATCAATGTAGATCCTGGAACCTTAAATCCGTACGAGCATGGAGAATGCTATGTAACGGATGATGGAGCAGAAACCGATTTGGATTTAGGCCATTATGAGCGTTTCCTTAACGTAAACACTTCACAAGCGAATAATGTTACCACTGGAAGAATTTACCAAAGTGTTATTGAAAAAGAACGAAAAGGTGAGTTTTTGGGGAAAACTGTTCAAGTAGTTCCTCATATTACCAACGAAATTAAGGAGCGAATTCAACTTTTAGGTAAAAACGGCGAGTACGATATTGTTATTACCGAAATTGGCGGAACTGTAGGGGATATAGAATCTCTACCTTACATCGAGGCTGTACGCCAGTTAATGTGGGAGTTGGGAGATAATAATGGTTTGGTTATTCACCTTACCCTTGTGCCATATTTATCGGCCGCTGGAGAACTTAAAACTAAGCCAACACAGCACTCTGTAAAAACTTTAATGGAGAGTGGAATAAAAGCTGATATTCTCGTTTGTAGAACAGAACATGAGTTATCCGACGATCTTCGCGAAAAATTGGCGTTGTTTTGCAACGTAAAGCGAGAAGCCGTAATACAATCCATCGATGCATCTACCATCTACGATGTGCCAAACCTAATGTTAGGGGAAGGCTTGGATAGGGTAGTGCTTAAAAAGCTCGCTTTGGAAGAAAAATCGGAGCCAGATTTAGTGCGATGGGATCAATTCTTAGATCGTCATAAAAACCCGAAAGAAGAAGTGCATATCGGTCTTGTTGGGAAATATGTTGAGCTTCAGGATAGTTATAAATCTATTTTAGAGGCTTTTATTCACGCCGGGGCAGAAAATGAAGTAAAGGTAAATGTGGAGTACATCCACTCCGAGCATATAGACAGTAAAGTCCTTCAGCATAAAATAGCTAAATTGGATGGTGTGTTGGTAGCACCAGGATTTGGGGAACGCGGTATCGAAGGGAAAATAGAAGTAATTAAATATGCCCGGGAAAATGATATCCCATTTTTGGGAATATGCCTGGGAATGCAAATGGCGGTAATAGAATTTGCGAGAAATGTATTGGGTATAAAAGATGCAAATTCTACCGAGATGAATTCGCAAACCAAAAATCCGGTTATAGATTTAATGGAAGAGCAAAAAAACATCACCCATATGGGAGGAACCATGCGTTTAGGTGCTTGGGACTGTAAGATTGCTGAAGGAAGTTTGGTAGAAAAAATTTATGGTTCCAATGCCATTTCAGAGAGGCATCGCCATCGTTATGAATTCAATAATAAGTACAAAGACCAAATAGAAGCTGCTGGATTAAAAGCTACAGGATTAAATCCCGATACTGGATTGGTGGAAGTGGTAGAATTGCCCACACACCCTTGGTTTGTTGGAGTGCAGTACCATCCAGAATATAAAAGTACGGTAGCGAATCCACATCCTTTGTTTGTTGGTTTTGTAAAATCTGCTTTAGAACATAAATTAAATAAATAA
- a CDS encoding DUF3820 family protein, which yields MDNFENKEFLLKLAYAKMPFGKYKDRYLVDIPEPYYVWFRQKGFPKGALGMQLEAMYEIKVNGLEGLIYGIKKRS from the coding sequence ATGGATAATTTTGAAAACAAAGAGTTTTTGCTAAAACTAGCGTATGCCAAAATGCCTTTTGGGAAATATAAAGACCGCTATTTGGTGGATATACCAGAACCGTATTACGTTTGGTTTAGGCAAAAAGGTTTTCCTAAAGGGGCGTTGGGTATGCAATTGGAGGCGATGTACGAAATAAAAGTCAACGGTCTGGAAGGTCTTATTTACGGCATTAAAAAGAGAAGCTGA
- a CDS encoding formimidoylglutamase, with product MTSNLVIYDLKTITPLISSRKGEQKLGEHIQLLHTDEPLEAQLNASDAKYVLLGIPEDIGIIGNLGKVGARNAWDTALPFILNIQNNKQTKGSKILLLGHLDFQKELKKIASLEGEEKVDEARKITSVIDKEITNLIRILVSSGKKPIVIGGGHNNSYGMIKGTSLATGNAINCLNVDAHSDFRKREGRHSGNGFSYAYHEGFLDNYFIFGLHENYTSKKVFKTLLKKENIHFNTFEELFIRKEKGFDFELKEAIDFVKTKKFGLEIDMDAIEGMPSSAMSSSGLHLNTVREIVFKAKKSKNISYLHIAEAAPEVGNEREEMMVGKAIAYLVSDFIRK from the coding sequence ATGACCTCAAATTTGGTTATTTACGATCTAAAAACAATCACTCCGCTTATTTCTTCTAGAAAAGGAGAGCAAAAGCTAGGAGAACATATTCAACTATTACATACCGATGAACCGCTTGAAGCTCAATTAAATGCTTCAGACGCTAAATACGTACTGCTCGGGATCCCAGAAGATATCGGGATTATTGGAAATTTAGGTAAAGTGGGAGCCAGAAATGCGTGGGATACCGCACTTCCTTTTATACTTAACATACAAAACAACAAACAAACAAAAGGATCTAAAATACTGTTGTTGGGACATCTCGATTTTCAAAAAGAGTTAAAAAAAATAGCGTCGCTAGAAGGTGAAGAAAAAGTAGATGAAGCCCGAAAAATAACTTCTGTAATAGATAAGGAAATAACAAATCTTATTCGCATTCTTGTTTCCAGCGGTAAAAAACCCATTGTAATTGGTGGGGGACACAATAATTCCTACGGAATGATAAAAGGTACTTCGCTGGCAACTGGTAACGCTATAAACTGTCTTAATGTAGATGCCCATTCCGATTTTAGAAAACGTGAAGGTAGGCATAGTGGTAACGGATTTTCTTATGCCTACCATGAAGGGTTCCTGGACAACTATTTTATTTTTGGCTTGCATGAAAATTACACTTCTAAAAAGGTGTTTAAAACCCTTCTGAAAAAAGAAAATATACATTTTAATACCTTTGAAGAGCTTTTTATAAGAAAAGAGAAAGGGTTTGATTTTGAATTGAAAGAAGCCATCGATTTTGTAAAGACCAAAAAGTTTGGTCTAGAAATAGATATGGATGCCATTGAAGGAATGCCAAGTAGCGCCATGAGCAGCTCTGGTCTACACTTAAATACAGTACGCGAAATTGTGTTCAAGGCTAAAAAGTCTAAAAACATATCTTATTTACATATCGCAGAAGCCGCCCCAGAGGTAGGCAACGAACGAGAGGAAATGATGGTAGGAAAAGCTATAGCTTATTTAGTATCAGATTTTATACGGAAATAA
- a CDS encoding GNAT family N-acetyltransferase — MNIEIVPFQPQNAKIFKDLNVAWLEKFFVVEPHDEEVLTNCKKNIIDAGGYIYFAKVENTLVGCFAYLKIEDGVYELTKMAVDPKFQGKGIGQELLKFAIDLALKNKFKQVLLYSNRKLENAIYLYRKFGFVEIPLEKDNPYQRADIKMLLGGL, encoded by the coding sequence ATGAACATAGAAATTGTACCTTTTCAACCGCAGAATGCAAAGATCTTCAAAGATTTGAACGTAGCCTGGCTGGAAAAGTTTTTTGTGGTAGAACCGCATGATGAGGAAGTACTTACAAATTGTAAGAAAAACATCATAGACGCCGGTGGATACATTTATTTTGCCAAAGTGGAAAATACTTTGGTGGGCTGTTTTGCCTATTTAAAAATTGAAGATGGAGTCTACGAACTTACCAAAATGGCTGTAGATCCCAAATTTCAAGGAAAAGGCATAGGCCAGGAACTTTTAAAATTTGCTATTGACCTTGCGCTAAAAAATAAATTCAAACAAGTATTGTTATATTCCAATAGAAAGCTGGAAAACGCTATTTACCTCTATCGAAAATTTGGTTTTGTTGAAATTCCACTCGAAAAAGACAATCCTTACCAACGGGCAGACATCAAAATGTTATTGGGCGGACTCTAA
- the glmM gene encoding phosphoglucosamine mutase, whose translation MTLIKSISGIRGTIGGNTGDNLTPLDAVKFAAAYGSWLKKQVKSNKLTVVIGRDARISGEMIQNLVSATLVGLGIDVIDLGLSTTPTVEIAVPLEKADGGIILTASHNPKQWNALKLLNNKGEFLSGEDGKQILEIAESDDFSFAEVDDLGTVTVNDSYMDIHIDEVLDLPLVDAEKVKAAKFKVVVDGVNSSGGIVIPKLLKEMGVEVVELYCKPTGHFPHNPEPLKEHLTDICELVVKQKADFGIVVDPDVDRLAFISNDGEMFGEEYTLVACADFVLGKTKGNTVSNMSSSRALRDITEKHGGTYEASAVGEVNVVTLMKKNNAIIGGEGNGGIIYPESHYGRDSLVGVALFLTHLAEKGISVKELRDSYPSYFMSKKKIALTPELDVDSILDTMEERYKKENITTIDGVKIDFPENWVHLRKSNTEPIIRIYTEAKSQKEADALADKFVSEITEVAGL comes from the coding sequence ATGACACTAATAAAATCAATATCTGGAATTCGAGGTACCATCGGTGGAAATACCGGTGATAATCTTACCCCGTTAGACGCCGTTAAATTTGCTGCAGCTTATGGTAGCTGGCTAAAAAAGCAGGTTAAAAGCAATAAACTTACTGTAGTTATTGGGCGGGATGCCCGTATTTCTGGAGAAATGATACAAAACCTGGTTTCGGCAACCCTGGTGGGTCTTGGCATCGATGTTATAGATCTAGGGCTTTCTACCACGCCTACTGTAGAAATTGCGGTTCCCTTGGAAAAGGCAGATGGAGGGATTATTCTTACTGCCAGTCACAACCCTAAGCAATGGAACGCATTAAAACTTCTTAATAATAAAGGGGAATTTTTAAGTGGAGAAGATGGAAAGCAAATTTTGGAAATTGCAGAAAGCGATGACTTTTCTTTTGCTGAAGTAGACGATCTTGGTACCGTTACGGTAAACGATTCGTATATGGATATTCATATTGATGAAGTTTTGGATTTACCCCTTGTTGATGCTGAAAAGGTAAAAGCTGCTAAATTTAAGGTGGTGGTAGACGGTGTAAATTCTTCCGGAGGTATTGTTATTCCAAAATTATTAAAAGAAATGGGGGTAGAGGTTGTAGAATTGTACTGCAAACCAACCGGACATTTTCCTCACAATCCAGAGCCTTTAAAAGAACACCTTACAGATATTTGCGAATTGGTGGTAAAGCAAAAAGCTGATTTTGGAATTGTAGTAGATCCCGATGTAGACCGATTGGCCTTTATAAGTAACGATGGGGAAATGTTTGGTGAAGAATATACGCTGGTTGCCTGTGCAGATTTTGTATTGGGCAAAACAAAAGGGAACACTGTTTCTAATATGTCTTCTTCCCGGGCGCTACGCGATATTACGGAAAAACACGGAGGCACTTATGAAGCTTCTGCTGTAGGCGAGGTAAATGTGGTGACTTTAATGAAGAAGAACAACGCCATTATCGGTGGAGAGGGCAATGGCGGAATTATCTATCCTGAAAGCCACTATGGTAGGGATTCCCTGGTTGGGGTAGCTTTATTTTTAACCCATTTGGCGGAAAAAGGAATTTCCGTAAAAGAATTGAGGGATAGTTATCCGTCTTATTTTATGAGCAAAAAGAAAATTGCTCTTACTCCTGAGTTGGATGTAGATTCTATTTTGGATACGATGGAAGAACGTTACAAAAAAGAAAACATCACCACCATTGATGGGGTTAAAATCGATTTTCCTGAAAATTGGGTGCATTTACGAAAATCTAATACCGAACCGATTATTAGAATTTATACAGAAGCAAAATCCCAAAAAGAGGCCGATGCACTCGCCGATAAATTTGTTTCAGAAATCACGGAAGTAGCAGGACTATAA
- a CDS encoding ACP phosphodiesterase: MNFLAHIFLSGDNPKIKVGNFMADSIRGKRYLEYPKDFKRGIILHRAIDTFTDAHPTVRLSTKRLHKNYSHYSGVIVDIFYDHFLAKNWNQYSDKPLGLFVDDFYDLLGIYYDVLPINIKKMMPYMIADNWLLNYAKLDGITRVLDGMNRRTKNRSKMNYAIKDLEDNYDSFEAEFTSFFEELQAFCTHKLNSFT, encoded by the coding sequence ATGAATTTTCTCGCGCATATTTTTCTATCCGGTGACAATCCAAAAATTAAAGTAGGCAATTTTATGGCCGACAGCATCCGTGGGAAGCGTTATCTGGAATATCCCAAAGATTTTAAAAGAGGTATTATACTGCATCGTGCCATAGATACTTTTACCGATGCGCACCCTACGGTAAGGCTCAGCACTAAAAGGCTCCACAAAAATTACAGTCACTATAGCGGGGTTATCGTGGATATATTTTACGATCATTTTTTGGCTAAAAACTGGAATCAGTACAGTGATAAACCCTTAGGCCTTTTTGTAGATGATTTTTATGATCTTTTAGGAATCTATTATGACGTATTGCCGATAAATATCAAAAAAATGATGCCTTATATGATTGCCGACAACTGGCTACTTAATTACGCCAAACTAGATGGCATTACAAGGGTTTTGGACGGTATGAACCGACGCACCAAAAACAGATCTAAAATGAATTATGCCATTAAGGACCTTGAAGATAACTATGACAGTTTTGAAGCGGAATTCACTTCTTTTTTTGAAGAACTTCAAGCCTTTTGTACACACAAACTAAATTCCTTTACTTAA
- the ggt gene encoding gamma-glutamyltransferase: MLKRLFLLSLLLIGSCKSTEKVKKGLVTNEAMVVSARAEASKIGSVILKQGGNAFDAMIATKFALAVAFPFAGNLGGGGFMVYRLENGETGTLDFREKAPMAASKTMYLDSLGNVIPNLSTTGALAVGVPGSVAGMFEAHKKFGSIPMEKLIQPAIDLALKGVLVTKKQANRLNYHRKKIVEVSGDTILFAKPFEEGDHIHYQQLAKTLETIKTKGKDGFYTGGIAEKIVEVIQKHGGLITLKDLAQYNAVWRNPTVFNYKDLKVISMAPPSSGGITLAQIMKMIAPYNLKKLGHNTTKAIQVITEAERRAYADRAYFLGDPDFYEIPQKELISDAYVSKRMESFSFDKATASTSVSHGNIEIVESDQTTHFSIVDSFGNAVAVTTTLNGAYGSKLYSEELGFFFNNEMDDFSAKPGVPNMFGLIGAEANSIAPEKRMLSSMTPTIVEQNGKLLMVLGTPGGSTIITSVLQTILNIKEYGMGMQEAVDAARFHHQWLPDEILMEPNSFNKKTILDLKKLGYKINESNSRIIGSVDAILVLPDGKLEAGADSRGDDAANGF; this comes from the coding sequence ATGCTGAAACGATTATTTCTCCTTTCCCTACTTTTAATTGGTAGCTGTAAGTCTACTGAAAAGGTTAAAAAAGGACTGGTTACCAATGAAGCCATGGTAGTATCTGCCCGTGCTGAAGCTTCAAAAATTGGTAGTGTAATTTTAAAACAGGGCGGCAACGCTTTTGATGCCATGATCGCCACCAAATTTGCCCTTGCCGTAGCATTTCCCTTTGCTGGAAATCTTGGGGGCGGTGGTTTTATGGTATACCGATTGGAAAATGGAGAAACGGGAACATTGGATTTTCGGGAAAAAGCTCCCATGGCCGCCTCTAAAACCATGTATTTGGATTCCTTAGGAAACGTAATCCCTAATTTGAGTACTACCGGGGCTTTGGCAGTGGGTGTCCCCGGGAGTGTTGCTGGTATGTTTGAAGCCCATAAAAAATTTGGAAGCATACCTATGGAAAAGCTTATTCAACCGGCAATAGACTTGGCATTGAAAGGTGTTTTGGTAACTAAAAAACAGGCTAACCGATTGAATTACCATCGGAAGAAAATTGTGGAAGTTAGTGGCGATACTATTTTATTTGCAAAACCATTCGAGGAAGGCGACCATATACATTACCAACAGTTGGCAAAAACATTGGAAACTATTAAAACCAAAGGAAAAGACGGTTTTTATACTGGGGGAATTGCAGAAAAAATTGTAGAGGTTATTCAAAAACATGGCGGACTCATAACACTTAAAGACCTCGCTCAATACAATGCCGTTTGGCGCAACCCAACAGTATTTAATTACAAAGATTTAAAGGTTATTTCCATGGCTCCGCCTAGCAGTGGCGGAATCACCCTAGCACAAATCATGAAAATGATTGCGCCTTATAACCTTAAGAAATTGGGCCATAATACAACCAAAGCTATTCAAGTAATTACAGAAGCAGAACGCCGTGCTTATGCCGACAGGGCCTACTTCTTGGGAGATCCAGATTTTTATGAAATTCCGCAGAAAGAATTAATCAGTGATGCATATGTGTCCAAAAGAATGGAATCTTTTTCTTTTGATAAAGCAACCGCTTCGACATCGGTTTCCCATGGAAATATAGAAATTGTGGAAAGCGATCAAACTACCCATTTTTCCATCGTAGATAGTTTTGGAAATGCGGTAGCGGTAACTACCACCTTAAACGGCGCCTACGGTTCTAAGCTTTATTCAGAAGAGCTAGGCTTCTTTTTTAATAATGAAATGGACGATTTTAGCGCCAAACCTGGAGTCCCAAATATGTTCGGACTCATAGGAGCGGAAGCCAATAGCATTGCCCCAGAAAAACGAATGTTGAGCAGTATGACGCCTACTATTGTGGAACAGAATGGAAAACTATTAATGGTCTTGGGAACCCCTGGGGGCTCTACCATTATCACTTCTGTATTACAAACAATATTAAATATAAAAGAATACGGTATGGGGATGCAAGAAGCTGTGGATGCGGCTAGATTTCACCATCAGTGGTTACCAGACGAAATTCTTATGGAACCCAATAGCTTTAATAAGAAAACTATTTTAGACCTTAAAAAACTTGGTTATAAAATTAATGAGTCTAATTCCCGCATTATTGGAAGCGTAGATGCCATACTTGTGCTGCCCGATGGTAAATTGGAAGCAGGGGCCGATAGTCGTGGGGACGATGCAGCAAACGGATTTTAA